A single window of Vicia villosa cultivar HV-30 ecotype Madison, WI unplaced genomic scaffold, Vvil1.0 ctg.000822F_1_1, whole genome shotgun sequence DNA harbors:
- the LOC131631406 gene encoding benzyl alcohol O-benzoyltransferase-like → MAQSLLFTVKRRAPELVTPSKPTPREIKLLSDIDDHDILRFHIPGIQFYKYEPIMTGKDPVDVIRKALAKTLVFYYPFAGRLREGEGRKLMVDCTGEGVLFIEADADVSLKDFGDTLLPPFPCLDELLYDVPGSSNVLNAPLLLIQVTRLKCGGFILALRVNHTMSDGSGIVQFVNALADISRGMNEPSISPVWCRELLSARDPPRVTCIHPEMEQEPGNNKTIILSLLDNMVQRTFFFGPAEVAKIHSLLPTNMIHQYTKFEIITAFVWRCRTIALQPNSDEEVRMMSVVNARSRWFNLKLPNGYYGNVIVYSVAVTSARKLIENPLEYALNLIQKSKANVTKEYIHSLADLMVIKGRPSLSLRGLFGVSNITHAGIKDVDFGWGKPVYGGPAKDSSFPGIVSYYLPFKNGKGENGLVLPLHLPAHVMERFVEELDSVLKNNINHPTKGDSTSRIIKSLL, encoded by the exons ATGGCTCAATCTCTTTTATTCACAGTGAAGAGACGTGCCCCTGAATTAGTTACTCCATCCAAACCCACACCTCGTGAAATAAAATTACTCTCAGACATTGACGACCATGATATATTACGTTTCCATATTCCTGGTATACAATTTTACAAGTACGAACCCATAATGACAGGAAAAGATCCGGTTGATGTTATTAGAAAAGCACTTGCAAAAACACTTGTGTTTTATTATCCATTTGCAGGTAGATTGAGAGAAGGAGAAGGTAGGAAACTTATGGTTGATTGTACTGGAGAAGGTGTTTTGTTTATTGAAGCTGATGCTGATGTTAGTTTGAAAGATTTCGGTGAtactcttcttcctccatttccttGCTTGGATGAGCTTCTTTATGATGTTCCTGGTTCTTCAAACGTGCTTAACGCTCCATTGCTGCTTATTCAG GTAACACGCCTCAAGTGTGGTGGTTTCATTTTAGCTCTTCGTGTAAACCATACAATGAGTGATGGATCAGGTATAGTTCAGTTCGTGAATGCCTTGGCTGATATATCTCGCGGGATGAATGAACCTTCAATCTCACCGGTGTGGTGCCGAGAGCTTCTAAGCGCAAGAGACCCACCAAGAGTGACATGTATTCATCCTGAAATGGAACAGGAACCTGGTAACAACAAAACCATAATCTTATCCTTATTAGACAACATGGTCCAACGCACTTTCTTCTTTGGTCCGGCCGAGGTAGCCAAAATTCACTCTCTCCTTCCGACCAACATGATACACCAGTACACCAAATTTGAAATCATAACCGCATTTGTTTGGCGTTGTCGTACAATAGCGTTACAACCGAATTCAGACGAAGAAGTTCGTATGATGAGCGTAGTCAATGCACGTAGCAGATGGTTTAACCTAAAACTACCAAATGGTTACTATGGTAATGTTATTGTGTATTCTGTTGCAGTGACATCAGCAAGAAAACTAATTGAAAATCCATTGGAGTATGCATTGAATTTAATTCAGAAATCAAAAGCTAATGTCACCAAAGAGTATATTCATTCTTTAGCTGACTTAATGGTTATCAAAGGTCGACCTAGTCTTTCCCTGAGGGGATTGTTTGGAGTATCCAATATTACACATGCTGGAATTAAAGATGTTGATTTTGGTTGGGGGAAACCTGTTTATGGTGGACCAGCTAAAGATAGTTCTTTTCCTGGCATTGTTAGTTACTACTTACCATTTAAAAACGGTAAAGGAGAGAATGGTTTGGTTTTACCGCTTCATTTGCCAGCTCATGTCATGGAGAGGTTTGTTGAAGAGTTAGATAGTGTTCTTAAGAATAACATTAACCATCCTACTAAGGGTGATTCAACATCTCGTATCATTAAATCGTTGTTGTAG